In Dromiciops gliroides isolate mDroGli1 chromosome 4, mDroGli1.pri, whole genome shotgun sequence, one DNA window encodes the following:
- the LOC122755274 gene encoding acid-sensing ion channel 2-like, whose product MDLKDTTSEGSLQPSSIQIFANTSTLHGIRHIFVYGPLTIRRMLWAVAFMGSLGLLLVESSERISFYFSYQHVTKVDEVVAHSLVFPAVTVCNLNGFRFSRLTTNDLYHAGELLALLDVNSNIPNPHLADPTVLEALREKADFKHYKPKVFSMREFLERVGHDLKDMMLYCKFKGQECGHQDFTTCIPGHVELAFYLSGREES is encoded by the exons ATGGATCTCAAGGATACCACCAGTGAAGGCAGCCTGCAGCCGTCCAGCATCCAGATCTTTGCCAACACATCCACCCTGCATGGCATCCGGCACATCTTTGTGTATGGGCCCCTGACTATCCGCCGCATGCTCTGGGCTGTGGCCTTCATGGGCTCGCTGGGCCTGCTGCTGGTGGAAAGCTCGGAGCgcatctctttctatttttcctaccAGCATGTCACCAAGGTGGATGAAGTGGTGGCCCACAGCCTGGTCTTCCCCGCCGTGACTGTCTGCAACCTCAATGGCTTCCGGTTCTCCCGCCTCACCACCAATGACCTGTACCACGCAGGAGAGCTGCTGGCCTTGCTCGATGTCAACTCGAACATCCCCAATccacacctagctgaccccaccgTCCTGGAGGCCCTTCGGGAGAAGGCCGATTTCAAACACTACAAACCCAAGGTCTTCAGCATGCGGGAGTTCTTGGAGCGAGTTGGGCATGACCTGAAAGATATGATGCTCTACTGTAAGTTCAAAGGGCAGGAGTGTGGACACCAGGACTTCACCACC TGCATCCCTGGCCATGTGGAGTTGGCCTTCTACCTCTCGGGTAGGGAAGAGTCCTGA